The Candidatus Neomarinimicrobiota bacterium DNA segment ACAATGATTTGGTGGTTGGCATATGGAATGGCCAGAAATATGTTGCTTATCCTCACTCTATTCTCGATTGGCACGAAATTGTAAATGAGGAAGACTATACAATTTCATATTGTCCACTCACGGGAAGCGCGCTTCATTTTGAGACAAAGACTGAATTCGGTGTTTCAGGGATGCTCTATAACAGCAATCTGATTATGTACGACCGAGATAGTGATAGTTATTGGCCGCAAATGTTTTTGGGTTCAGCATCTGGGGAAAAACAAGGCGATAAATTTTCATTGGAACCAATGTTGGAAACAACATGGAAGAATTGGAAAACTCTCTTTCCCAATTCTATGGTGGTGAATTCGTCTACGGGATACGCACGAAACTACGATGCTTATCCCTATGGTCGGTACAAATCCTGCAATTCAGAAGACTGCGGTGATTTTATTTATTTTCCCGTTGAAACTCTGGACGATCGGTTACCAGCTAAGGAAAGGGTGTTATCCATTATTACCAAATCTGTACAGAAAGCATACGTTATTTCATCGATTGCCACGGCACGGGTGATTAACGAAACTATTGCCGGTGAAAATTTTGCTATTGTCATATCGGGAAATGAAAATATTGCAATCGCTTTTGAAGCCAATGATTCACTTTCTATTCAATCATGGAATCCTTCAACTGGATTAATTATTTTGGCAGATACTCAGGGTAACCAATGGAATATTTTGGGAAAATCACTGAACAATGGCACCAATCTGAAGGCGGCCAATTCATTCATATCCTATTGGTTTTCACAGGCTGCATTTTATCCCAAGACGCAGATCTACAAATGATATTCCGATTCTTACTTGCCATTATTCTCGCTATTGGCTTGACGAACCTAAAAGGCCAAGTGTGTTGTTCCCTCGTGGGCGCCATCGATCAAGGAGGCGGACTTTCCTCTTCCCACTGGGGAACCCACTGGCCTTCTGAATTTGATGATTTTAGCAAAACGCGTTGGATTGTTGGTATCCAATCATTGGCCAGAAAGGATAATCATTTGGATATCCGTTACGGGCCGGCCTTTTCCACTTATTTTCAAGCGTCAAAATATATTACAAAAACAATTATTGGATATGGACAGGTTGACTTTAATTCAGCCATTCTTCAGGAGAAATTATCATTTGATCCTCAAAAAACTCGCGTGGATGTTACAGGGTATCGATTTGGAACGCGCTTCCTTCTGCCCAATCGATTGGGCTTTGGCGCTGTGGAATTGAATAATACAAATCAACCGAAACTGTCCAATGATAATTTCACCTTTCAGTTGGCATCAGTCCCTGCTGTTTCAATATCATGGATCAATCGTTTTTCCATGCCTTGGCAGGCAATAAATCCATTTTTTTTATCCGCCATATCCATCACTGCAATAATAACAGAAAACCTAAAAGAAGACCCCAATGTTTTTATCGACAAGCGGGGATCCATTAGTTTTTCTTCCCTGATTCAAACCAATGATCGATTCAACTTTGCACCTTTTATTCAAATAGAATCGCAAAAACTTTTAGCGCCACTTTCTCCTTGGGAAACCAATCGCCAAACACGTTGGTTGAATGAGGTAAAAGCCGGTCTGGATGTGACGCCAACGCACCACCAATGGAATTGGTTACATGGGAGACTCGCCATTCCAATCTTTTGGTGGGCGTCACGGGCTGAATTTCCCGATGGCACTGAACCGGTGATTCAGTTTTCTCTTGTTGGGACTTGGTCTGGAAACCGATAAATTCCACCAAAAATGGGATTAATCATGAATCGATCAACATACATATTATTAACAGGGATTGTTTTCACCGCAGTGGCACTACTTCATTTGTTAAGAATTATTTCGGGAGAAAGTGTGCTTATTGGCGGTTGGGAACTACCAATTTTGTTTAATTGGGTGGGAATGGTTATTACAGGATTTTTAGCATACCATGGGTTTCGGTTGACTAAAAATTGAGTTTTTTACGAATTGCCTTTCTACGCCTCGTATCGACGGTGTCCACTGCTCGAACGGCATATTCCTGAGCAGTATACACTTGTTTCATCATGGGTTCATCCTCCCGTTTAGCCATATCACCCACAGCAAACAATCCTTTCACTGATGTTTCTCCTTTGCGATCTATCCACACATGACGTTTTTCATCTGGTTGACTTTCATCCATGAGACGCGCATTCATCTGGCGAGCAAGATCATTATATACACGATGTAATCCGAGTGAAACTAATGCATAACGAACGGAGATTGAATCATGGCTCTTGAATTCAAAACCATGGAGTTGCTTCACTCCTTCGCTTAAAAGGCCCACGATGGGATCTTCAATAATTTCAACATTATAATTCGTAAGTATCTTTTGCCGGTCATCAGATATGACAGGCGCATTACCATTGGTTATTATATATACTTTATTTTTAAATCTTTCATGAAGCATCATGGCTAATTCCGCAGCCGTATTTGATTGACCGATTATGGCTACTGAATCATTTTTAGTCAAATGACCTTCGCAACGAATGCAGTAAAGCACCTGCTCCCGATTGGCAAATGGGTAAATCCATTTGGGTGTTTCTTCCCATTCTCCTTTTCTATTTTGTTTTTGTATATGGGGTTGTTTGTCCATAACACCAGTGGATAAAATGACGGCAGTACTTTCGGCAGATTCATCATTGAAGCCAATCACAAATTCGTCACCCATTTTTTGCAATGAATTAGCTTCACTTTCAATAATGGTCACTTGGGGAATATCTTTTTCAATTCGCTGAATGGTATTCTGAATCAGGATTCGATTGTTAATATGGTAATGTTCATTTTCAATTAAGGCAATGGCTTCATCTTGCTTATTCTTTTTCAACGATTTGATGATTTGATTTTTGATAACATCTTCATGGAATCCAACAATATTATCCAAATTCATCACCCATTGAGATCGACTTCTTTTTCTTGTTTTGTTAGAACCTA contains these protein-coding regions:
- a CDS encoding NAD(P)/FAD-dependent oxidoreductase → MKKYDITIIGGGIGGAASALRAGQNGMETLWLLGSNKTRKRSRSQWVMNLDNIVGFHEDVIKNQIIKSLKKNKQDEAIALIENEHYHINNRILIQNTIQRIEKDIPQVTIIESEANSLQKMGDEFVIGFNDESAESTAVILSTGVMDKQPHIQKQNRKGEWEETPKWIYPFANREQVLYCIRCEGHLTKNDSVAIIGQSNTAAELAMMLHERFKNKVYIITNGNAPVISDDRQKILTNYNVEIIEDPIVGLLSEGVKQLHGFEFKSHDSISVRYALVSLGLHRVYNDLARQMNARLMDESQPDEKRHVWIDRKGETSVKGLFAVGDMAKREDEPMMKQVYTAQEYAVRAVDTVDTRRRKAIRKKLNF
- a CDS encoding DUF3179 domain-containing protein: MLKKLILSTTFLLVACSNPVSSSVNLDNSDWLINTDYVRQGCFSGKDCIPSLESPGKSSIDGANLQFLDDNDLVVGIWNGQKYVAYPHSILDWHEIVNEEDYTISYCPLTGSALHFETKTEFGVSGMLYNSNLIMYDRDSDSYWPQMFLGSASGEKQGDKFSLEPMLETTWKNWKTLFPNSMVVNSSTGYARNYDAYPYGRYKSCNSEDCGDFIYFPVETLDDRLPAKERVLSIITKSVQKAYVISSIATARVINETIAGENFAIVISGNENIAIAFEANDSLSIQSWNPSTGLIILADTQGNQWNILGKSLNNGTNLKAANSFISYWFSQAAFYPKTQIYK